The Streptomyces kaniharaensis region GAGCTGTTCTACGCAGGAAGCAGCTGCGCGACGACGTTGCCCGGTCTGCAGCACCTCAGCGCGGCGACCATCCGGCAGCGGGCGCGCTCGGCGCAGCTGGCGGCGGACGTGAGGGCCGCGCAGGAGCGGGAGTGGGCGGGCGAGATCCTCGCGAAGTACGGGCCGGTTGAGCACCGGGGCGCGGGGCTGAAGTCCGCGGTCCTGTTCGGCTACAACCCTCACGGTCGGGAGCGCGTGACGTCGGTGAGCGGGGAGGTAGCCGGCCTACTGGCCGAAGCGCGGCGGATTCTGGGCGACGCTCCGGCGCCGGTGACGCTGAAGACCAAGGAGCTGGGGCGGATGACCGCCGGATTCATGGCCGCTTTCCTGAAGCGCAACCCGGGGTATCGGTTCTGACGAGCCGACGTGCTCCGTTGGGCGACGTCGCGTCCGGCCGGACGCTCCGGCCGGACGCGGGCGCCCCCTCTCGCCGAGGGTGCCGGGCCGTGCCGGTTCGGTTCGAGGCCAGCCCATGGGGAGGGGTGGCCGGCCCGCCCCATCGGGGGCGAGGCGGGCCGAATTTCGGGGCGGGGCGGACGTGCCCCAACTTCCAATCGTGCATGCTTCACGGTATAGTTTCTCTCGTCAGGCCGGGTGGCTCCCGGTAGACGTCGAACCATGATCGAAAGGACTTCTCCTCATGACCACTCGCACCAGCTCCCGTCGCCGTTCCAAGCCGTCCAAGTCCACGACCGGGCCGGCCACCGAGCAGGAGCGGATGGCCGAGGCGCTCCACGAGCAGCTGACCGAGACCGTGATGGAACTGGTCAACTCCGAGGGCTGGACCGCGATGCTGGACAAGCTGCGGGGGCTGTCCACCACCAGCATGTTCCGCTACTCGTTCCGCAACGTGATGCTGATCCTGATGCAGTGCCCCCAGGCGTCGCTGGTGTGCGGCCCCAGGGAGTGGGAGGCACTCGGCCGCAGCGTCGCCGAAGGGCAGCAGCCGCTGCGGATCTGGGCCCCTTCCACCTCTCGGCGCAAGGACGCCGATGCCCACGCCGACCACCAGGAGCCGGCCGAGCAGGAGCCCGCCACGGAGGAGGCCACCGCCGACCGCGCCGAGCGCCCGGCCAGGCGGGCGCCCAGGTTCACCCTGGTTCGGGTGTTCGACGTTTCCCAGACCGTGCCTGTCTGGCAGGAAGGCCCCCTGTACACGATCACCCCCGCACTGTCGGTGCGACGGTTCGGCGCCGACACCCCCGG contains the following coding sequences:
- a CDS encoding ArdC-like ssDNA-binding domain-containing protein; its protein translation is MTTRTSSRRRSKPSKSTTGPATEQERMAEALHEQLTETVMELVNSEGWTAMLDKLRGLSTTSMFRYSFRNVMLILMQCPQASLVCGPREWEALGRSVAEGQQPLRIWAPSTSRRKDADAHADHQEPAEQEPATEEATADRAERPARRAPRFTLVRVFDVSQTVPVWQEGPLYTITPALSVRRFGADTPGEAPAEMRQDLEAYAAQLGYQVETGETGTSRGWVDPDSRTVMISDRVTNAQAAVTLAHELAGHVGCGHLESDPDEYRHHRGRMETEAESVAYMVAARYGVDSAVKSASYIGEWAGGSPKKVRKTLMETGEAVRKAFRAYVESVEGAEEPRTEVRELAAV